The nucleotide sequence GTTACCTGGGAAATGTCGGGGAAAAAAGAGTCTCAGTACAACTGCAATAAAAGCAATCCATTTTCCGAACTCCCCTCTGAATTTtgcaaaattatataaaaaagaaacagaatTTTGTTAAACATAACAAAATAGGTGAGaggtaaaatttgaaaattatgcCTGGACTGAAAAAGGTTACCTTAAGAATCCGAACAGGACTGAAGGAAGACTAAAGAAAATGTATGGGACTAGAAGTGATGTCAGCATGTTTGTTCTCCAGTTTGTTCGATCCAATATCAACAAATAACTGCAGATAGCATTCAAGAAAGGATGGAAGGAGGTCATCAATTAAAGAGTTTGGagttctgttttttcttttattcttttcaatCTGAAAACAACATTAACAACTACCAAACCAAGGATCTCTACCTCAACCCCCACGCTACCTTCCTCTTGCGCCACAGCCAAGGTGGCTGTGCTTCCCTTTAAGAATAAAGGGATTTACAGAACAAACAACCCAAATGGAATCAACACACTCAGACTCAATTATCGTCTAGATTGGCCATGACCGAACATTAATATCCTATTTCTTTGGCCTGTGAACGCAAAATTAGGAATTGGGCAGGTCTCATATCTCCAGcgaatataaaaaataacacaAGAAAATTGCCATTAGTAGTCAAAAAGCATGGGGAGGAGAATTTCAACCAAAAAGAGAGAGTTTTCCATGAATCACGGCCATGATGGGAGGACTGGTCCTTCGATCCATCACTGACAATGGATTATATACACAGAAACTAAATTATTGATTAAGGCGAAGAAAATTATTGATTAAGAGGTTAATGTGCTTTCTCAGGTTTTTTGGTAGGTCATTTAGCTGCTTCTGTCCAAAACTACATTGTACACGCCTAAATAGTTATTTTTATATAGTTGTATGGAATCTATGGACCATATAATTGCAGAGCACATGTTCTTTTAGCCAATAGAGAGTCAACTTAAATCGCCTTATACAATAAGTTACAACACAAAATaactttgatgatgattgaaGCTATCTCCAGAGGgtaaagaagaaataaaaaaacattaGATCAACAAGTAGAAGTCTCCATCTCATGAAAAACAGAGACTAAATCCAGAGCACAATGATTCCTCTCACCCCTATAACATACTCAAGCAACCGTATTGACAGCATTGAACATCAAATCAATTGAACTAAAAGGAAAACAACACCACGCACAATAGCATCAtatcaattaaattaaattactaAAGATGACTATGGATTCAAGAACACTGACATTGCCGAGAAGGATGCGACCCATTTGAGGAAAGAAGTCCCAAATCCAAGGCCTCCAAGCCTTGTGGCATCATTAACGAGCTTCTTAGCAGCAATCTTGAGCTCATTGAAGTCGGAGCTGATCAAATCGTCCACAACCGGATCAGTCTTCATCGCCAAATAATCCGTTCTCcccattttcttttccaaatctGAACCTCTGAATCCAAGAACTCTGTGGAACCAAATCAGGATAACTCAGCAACGAAGTGACGGGGATTGGATAGCGAAAGGACAGCATTACCTTTTTAAGCTTCTGCTTGGATCTATGTACCGGATGAGGATGGGCACTATAGGCGATTTTCAGTGATGGTGACCCCGCGTCGTCAGGGAATTAATGTTAGTGAGAAACTTCGGATCCCAACTGTCTTCGCGTTGTTTTTGGTGCGGAGGGGTCGTGCAAAGTTTGACACGTGGTGGGATAAAGACTGCTTCCCTTGTAACTTTTTGGTAATTTGGTGGGCTAAGTCCAAAGTAAAGCCCATTTATTATCTGATTGGGCTTTTGAAATAACCCCATTGTAGTTGGACCAAGAAAGATGGGCAATCTAACCTAGCTGTCCATGATGGCAAATCCAAGGAACTTTTTAATCAACTAATGTATTATTTAGCCCAATCAGAAATTTCTCTCAGCTTCTATCATTAACTGTGTTCAACTTTTTGCTCAAAAGGGTTTCTAAATTAGATCTAATTAAAAGCAATTAGCAAGATTGGTTTCATCACATGATTCACATTGCATCCAGTAAGGTCTGTCATGTAGGAGATATGACTCCATGTCAtctctatgcatatacaacatTATTTCTAAAGTTCGCTGAATGATAACACCCTGTCTCCCACAGTATCATTTGTCTCATCCTTTGTCTGATTTCGAGTTACAGGGCAGTAATTATTACCTGATGCTTCCAAGTTCAAGCTCTATAAAGCTTACCTATGTCATTATCAATTTGAGAAGACTCCATAATCTGGGACCACTACACTCTCTTTGGAAACCATTTTCCTTCAGAGAAGAGCTGTGAATCCCACTAATGGCTGTCTGTCTTGATGTCTTCTCATTTTCTTAGTCCACTGTATCAAAAGACGCGATAAATGAAAATTCCTTAGTGGcctgagaaaaaaataaaaaatactccAGTCTGCAATGTTTATTCCAGGCTATCGAGATAAGTGCCGCGTGGCATTTACTTAAATACAATAATACTAGTCTTGGTGACGACGGGGTCGGCCTTTCCTTGCATCTACAACCGTTGATTCTTGAGAATCACAGACCTGGGTCTTGAACTTGCATCCAAACCTCTTCGATAAGGACCCTCTCCATCCAGGTGGGCCCCCTTTATCAATTTTCTCAATTACCCTCTTCATGTTGGAGCATTCTCTCTCTAATTGATGCACCCGCGTCTGCATGCTATCCATGTCTAGTCGTAGCACCTGATTCTCCCTCACTGCTGCCCTCCACGTGTTACTGGTGCCATCCTGGGCCGGCAATGCCACTGCCGATATTCCggtctcctcttcctcttcctctaaCTCCTCCAACTCCCGCAGCATGGATGACGGCCTTCCGGGATCAGGCGGTGCGGCTTCCACGGCCATCAGAGTTCCTGCTATGGCCTGCCGGAGCTGTAGCTGCTCGAAGAACAGAACTTGAACCACCGCCCGCAATGGAAGTCGCTCATTCTGCGCCGCGTGTGTACACGCCTCCAGTGTCAGCTTCTGGCAGTCCATCACGCCACAGATCTTCTCCCTCTCCGATTCCGAAATCCATGGATGTGCCTAAAACAGAGACATTATATTACAACAGACCAGGATTAAAAAAATGTACGAATTTACACGGGGAGACAACGATGGAAACCTTTAGATACACATCGACGGCTCTGTAGAGGCCGTCGTCGAAGAGTCTTGCTTGGTCAGGAAGTGAAATTGCTAAGTTATAGAATCTATCAGGCTTTAAATTAGCATCCGAAGCAATCTCAGCTAGATAACCGTCGATTAGTTTCCCAACGAGCATCAAAGCCGGCGATCTGACGGAGGTACTACCATGTTCGCCTTCAATTCCGGTTGCGTCTCTCTCTTGCAA is from Tripterygium wilfordii isolate XIE 37 chromosome 14, ASM1340144v1, whole genome shotgun sequence and encodes:
- the LOC120014952 gene encoding cold-regulated 413 plasma membrane protein 2, translated to MGRTDYLAMKTDPVVDDLISSDFNELKIAAKKLVNDATRLGGLGFGTSFLKWVASFSAIYLLILDRTNWRTNMLTSLLVPYIFFSLPSVLFGFLRGEFGKWIAFIAVVLRLFFPRHFPDWLEMPGSLILLLVVAPNFFAHTLKDSWVGVLICLLIGCYLLQEHIRASGGFRNSFTESHGISNTLGIILLLVYPVWALVLHFF